The Bifidobacterium eulemuris genome includes a window with the following:
- a CDS encoding LacI family DNA-binding transcriptional regulator — translation MARTTIDDVAKEAGVSVSTVSRALRGLDKVNPQTRLRVEEAAARLHFSFSKTASSLASGKTMRVAVLLPNEISDWFNANAFEGVYEVLSKEGYDVVPYVMWSEQDLDRFFQTLPGTQNVDAIIVTSFDLDDDKKRVLSELTLPVIGINTPTNDGLDASAAIDDVEAMRAVVRLLHSLGHASVAYVEQPANPSPFVCSDSVRLQGFLDAVDELGYDDDQVMTIPSMRGKDARDMQTAISDLAAQLLSAPSKPTGICVESDRCAVLLRKELDRLGWKIPDEVSLVGFDGDNLGDLAELTTVRQDPVAIGRAAALKALALMKGEALDEPYSVMPTSLVMRSTTARVAPR, via the coding sequence ATGGCGAGAACCACGATCGACGATGTGGCCAAGGAGGCCGGCGTATCCGTCTCCACCGTGTCCCGCGCGCTGCGTGGACTCGACAAGGTCAACCCGCAAACGCGTTTACGGGTCGAAGAAGCCGCGGCGCGTCTGCATTTCTCCTTCTCCAAAACGGCCTCGTCCCTGGCCAGCGGCAAAACCATGCGCGTGGCCGTGCTGCTGCCCAACGAGATCAGCGACTGGTTCAACGCCAATGCCTTCGAAGGCGTGTACGAGGTGCTGTCGAAAGAGGGGTACGACGTCGTTCCCTATGTGATGTGGTCCGAGCAAGATCTGGACCGCTTCTTTCAAACGCTACCCGGCACGCAGAACGTCGACGCGATCATCGTGACCTCGTTCGATCTGGACGACGACAAGAAACGCGTGCTTTCCGAACTGACCCTGCCGGTGATCGGCATCAACACCCCCACCAACGACGGTCTCGACGCCTCCGCCGCGATCGATGACGTCGAAGCGATGCGCGCCGTGGTGCGGCTGCTGCATTCGCTGGGTCATGCCAGCGTGGCCTACGTCGAGCAGCCGGCGAACCCCTCGCCGTTCGTATGCAGCGACTCCGTGCGGCTGCAGGGGTTCCTCGACGCGGTCGACGAACTGGGATACGACGACGACCAGGTGATGACGATCCCGTCGATGCGGGGCAAAGATGCCCGCGATATGCAGACGGCCATATCGGACCTCGCCGCGCAGCTGCTCAGCGCGCCGAGCAAACCCACCGGCATCTGCGTGGAGAGCGACCGATGCGCGGTGCTGCTGCGCAAGGAACTGGACCGGCTCGGGTGGAAAATTCCCGACGAGGTGTCACTGGTCGGATTCGACGGCGACAACCTCGGCGATCTGGCCGAGCTGACCACCGTGCGGCAGGATCCCGTGGCCATCGGTCGGGCCGCCGCGCTCAAGGCGCTCGCGTTGATGAAGGGGGAGGCGTTGGACGAACCGTACAGCGTCATGCCCACTTCGCTGGTGATGCGTTCCACCACCGCGCGTGTGGCGCCACGCTAG
- the orn gene encoding oligoribonuclease — protein sequence MVDAHDGETYTARDSRLIWIDCEMTGLDIFGGDELVEISVVPTDFDLNVLDEGVDYVIKPSAAAVDHMNDFVRAMHTRSGLIDEWESGLSLEEAQAKVIDYVKRFTPDGVRPLLAGNSIGSDKKFLDHYMPELMEHLHYRVVDVSTLKELARRWYPAVYEHRPAKNGGHRALADIIESLDELRYYRAAFMAPAPGPDAAQAQAVAAEVAATSLLRTN from the coding sequence ATGGTGGACGCCCACGACGGGGAGACCTACACTGCGCGGGATTCGCGCCTGATCTGGATCGACTGTGAGATGACCGGACTCGACATCTTCGGAGGCGACGAACTGGTGGAGATCTCGGTGGTGCCCACCGACTTCGACCTCAACGTGCTCGACGAAGGCGTCGACTATGTGATCAAGCCCTCGGCCGCGGCGGTCGACCATATGAACGACTTCGTGCGCGCCATGCACACCCGTTCCGGACTGATCGACGAGTGGGAGAGCGGTCTGTCCCTTGAGGAGGCGCAGGCCAAGGTGATCGACTACGTCAAGCGGTTCACCCCTGACGGCGTGCGGCCGCTGCTCGCCGGCAACTCCATCGGCTCCGACAAGAAATTCCTCGACCATTACATGCCCGAACTGATGGAGCATCTGCACTATCGCGTGGTCGACGTGAGCACCCTGAAAGAGCTCGCCCGCCGCTGGTATCCGGCGGTCTACGAGCATCGCCCCGCCAAGAACGGCGGCCACCGGGCGCTCGCCGACATCATCGAATCCCTGGACGAATTGCGTTATTATCGGGCCGCCTTCATGGCGCCCGCCCCCGGTCCGGACGCGGCCCAGGCCCAAGCGGTCGCCGCCGAAGTGGCGGCGACCAGCCTGCTTCGCACGAACTGA
- a CDS encoding DEAD/DEAH box helicase yields the protein MRQSEALAILNAGANVFLTGAPGAGKTYVLNEFIRQARADGADIAVTASTGIASTHVNGQTIHSWSGVGVSTSLTPSLLKTIKARRKRRIQATDILIIDEVSMMHAWLFDMVDQVCREVRRDPRPFGGIQVVLSGDFFQLPPVSVSGRNNDMIAPTPEFLESRERYARAGRNPEGFVTESLVWERLDPAICYLTEQHRQDTGELLTVLTDIREGAVTQRDRDVLVTRLGRIPEPGQVAVHLFPVNRQADNLNDMRLAEIMAETHEFHAETAGQANLVDRLRRNMLAPECLVLKTGAAVMALRNDPDRQYVNGSLGTVRGFAPEAKGGWPIVEFENGNIVTMKPASWEMMDGDTVLASVKQVPLRCAWGITIHKSQGMTLDRAVMDLKRTFAPGMGYVALSRVEFLDGLYLAGVNERMFLVSPEAVRLDGDLRASSADASGRLADEGAQAFVRFDSTQNAQGDAGDEFEQEALF from the coding sequence ATGCGTCAATCGGAAGCCCTGGCGATTCTGAACGCCGGCGCGAACGTGTTCCTCACAGGCGCTCCCGGCGCGGGCAAGACATACGTGCTCAACGAGTTCATCCGTCAGGCGCGGGCGGATGGGGCGGATATCGCCGTCACCGCCTCCACAGGCATCGCCTCCACGCATGTCAACGGACAGACGATCCATTCGTGGAGCGGCGTGGGCGTATCCACCAGCCTGACCCCCAGTCTGCTGAAAACCATCAAAGCCCGGCGCAAACGCCGCATCCAGGCCACCGACATCCTCATCATCGACGAGGTGTCGATGATGCACGCCTGGCTGTTCGACATGGTCGACCAGGTGTGCCGTGAGGTGCGCCGCGACCCCCGCCCCTTCGGCGGCATCCAGGTGGTGCTCTCGGGCGACTTCTTCCAACTGCCGCCCGTGAGCGTATCCGGGCGCAACAACGATATGATCGCCCCCACGCCGGAATTCCTGGAATCCCGCGAACGGTACGCGCGCGCCGGCAGGAATCCGGAAGGATTCGTCACCGAATCGTTGGTCTGGGAACGGCTTGATCCCGCCATCTGTTATCTGACCGAACAGCACCGTCAGGACACCGGCGAACTGCTCACCGTGCTCACCGACATCCGCGAGGGCGCGGTCACCCAGCGGGACCGCGACGTGCTCGTCACCCGGTTGGGGCGCATTCCCGAACCTGGGCAGGTGGCCGTGCACCTGTTCCCCGTGAACCGTCAGGCCGATAATCTCAACGACATGCGATTGGCCGAGATCATGGCCGAAACGCATGAGTTCCACGCCGAGACCGCGGGGCAGGCGAATCTGGTGGACCGGCTGCGACGCAATATGCTCGCGCCGGAATGTCTGGTGCTCAAAACGGGCGCCGCCGTGATGGCGCTGCGCAACGACCCCGACCGCCAGTACGTCAACGGCTCGCTCGGCACGGTGCGCGGCTTCGCACCGGAGGCCAAAGGCGGCTGGCCGATCGTCGAGTTCGAGAACGGCAATATCGTCACCATGAAGCCGGCATCATGGGAGATGATGGATGGCGACACTGTGCTCGCCTCGGTCAAACAGGTGCCGTTGCGCTGCGCGTGGGGCATCACCATCCACAAATCGCAAGGCATGACGCTCGACCGGGCGGTGATGGACCTCAAACGCACCTTCGCGCCCGGCATGGGCTATGTGGCGCTGTCGCGTGTGGAATTCCTGGATGGACTGTACCTGGCGGGAGTCAACGAGCGGATGTTCCTCGTCTCGCCCGAGGCAGTGCGTCTCGACGGCGATCTGCGCGCCAGCTCCGCCGACGCCTCGGGTCGGCTCGCCGACGAAGGCGCGCAGGCGTTCGTGCGGTTCGACTCGACCCAAAACGCACAGGGAGACGCGGGTGACGAGTTCGAGCAGGAGGCGCTGTTCTGA
- a CDS encoding proline--tRNA ligase: protein MSSNTLRMSTLFLRTLREDPADADVDSAKLLQRAGYIRKAAPGIWTWLPLGLRVLNKIEEIIREEMASIDAQEVHFPALLPREPYEATHRWEEYGDNIFRVKDRHQADYLLAPTHEEMFTLLVKDMYSSYKDLPVTLYQIQTKYRDEFRPRAGLIRGREFIMKDAYSFTIDEEGMRKAYMDERGAYERIFDRLDLKYVPVFAMSGPMGGSASEEFLAPMAIGEDTFALAPSGKAWNVEALTTPEPAEVDCSATPAATKRPTPNAGTIERMVEYANATYPREDGRAWEAADVLKNVVVAVKHAEDDAHDKPWRELVVVGVPGDRTVDMKRLEAQFAPAEIEEATEEDLKAHPELVKGYIGPMALGPQARGDAEIGSAEDTAIRYFIDAHVAKGSAWYTGADEAGVDYYDLVYGRDFAADGVVEAVEVRHGDMSPDGSGPLSFERGVEIGQVFQLGLKYSKALGLTVLDQNGKAVPVWMGCYGIGVSRVLACIAETHHDEAGLAWPSVVAPAQVHVVATGKDEKAFEGAEQLIAELEEAGIEVIYDDRKKVSPGVKFKDAELVGVPVIAVLGRDYVNDGTIEIRDRDGGNLVAVPAAEALAELVKRVA from the coding sequence ATGAGTTCCAACACCCTTCGTATGTCAACACTGTTCCTGCGCACCCTGCGCGAAGACCCCGCCGACGCGGACGTCGACTCGGCCAAGCTGCTGCAGCGCGCCGGCTATATCCGCAAGGCCGCGCCCGGCATCTGGACCTGGCTGCCGCTGGGTCTGCGCGTGCTCAACAAAATCGAGGAGATCATCCGCGAGGAGATGGCCTCCATCGACGCGCAGGAAGTGCATTTCCCGGCGCTGCTGCCGCGCGAGCCCTATGAGGCCACGCACCGCTGGGAGGAGTACGGCGACAATATTTTCCGTGTGAAGGACCGCCATCAGGCCGATTACCTGCTCGCGCCCACGCACGAGGAGATGTTCACCCTGCTGGTCAAGGACATGTACTCCTCATATAAGGACCTGCCCGTCACGCTGTACCAGATCCAGACCAAGTACCGCGACGAGTTCCGCCCCCGCGCCGGTCTGATCCGCGGACGCGAGTTCATTATGAAGGACGCCTACTCGTTCACCATCGACGAGGAGGGCATGCGCAAGGCCTATATGGACGAGCGCGGCGCCTACGAGCGCATCTTCGACCGTCTCGATCTGAAGTATGTGCCGGTGTTCGCCATGTCCGGCCCGATGGGTGGCTCCGCCTCCGAGGAGTTCCTCGCGCCGATGGCCATCGGCGAGGACACGTTCGCGCTCGCGCCCTCCGGCAAGGCATGGAACGTCGAGGCGCTGACCACTCCCGAGCCGGCCGAGGTCGACTGCTCCGCCACGCCCGCCGCCACCAAGCGCCCCACGCCCAACGCGGGGACCATCGAGAGGATGGTCGAGTATGCGAACGCGACGTATCCGCGCGAGGACGGTCGCGCGTGGGAGGCCGCCGATGTGTTGAAGAACGTGGTCGTCGCGGTCAAGCACGCCGAGGACGACGCGCATGACAAGCCGTGGCGCGAGCTGGTCGTGGTGGGCGTGCCCGGTGACCGCACGGTGGATATGAAGCGTCTGGAGGCGCAGTTCGCCCCCGCCGAGATCGAAGAGGCCACCGAGGAGGATCTCAAGGCCCATCCCGAACTGGTCAAGGGCTACATCGGCCCGATGGCGCTCGGACCGCAGGCGCGCGGCGACGCCGAGATCGGTTCCGCTGAGGATACGGCGATCCGCTATTTCATCGACGCCCATGTGGCGAAGGGCTCCGCATGGTACACCGGTGCCGATGAGGCCGGCGTGGACTATTACGATCTCGTCTACGGTCGCGACTTCGCCGCCGACGGCGTTGTGGAGGCCGTCGAGGTGCGCCATGGCGACATGAGCCCGGACGGATCCGGCCCGTTGAGCTTCGAACGCGGCGTGGAGATCGGCCAGGTGTTCCAGCTGGGATTGAAGTATTCCAAGGCATTGGGGCTGACCGTGCTCGACCAGAACGGCAAGGCCGTTCCGGTGTGGATGGGCTGCTACGGCATCGGCGTGAGCCGCGTGCTCGCCTGCATCGCCGAAACGCATCACGACGAGGCCGGTCTGGCCTGGCCGTCCGTGGTCGCTCCGGCGCAGGTGCATGTGGTCGCCACCGGCAAGGACGAGAAGGCCTTCGAAGGTGCGGAACAGTTGATCGCCGAACTTGAGGAGGCCGGCATCGAGGTCATCTACGACGACCGCAAGAAGGTGTCTCCGGGCGTCAAGTTCAAGGATGCGGAGCTGGTGGGCGTGCCGGTGATCGCCGTGCTCGGACGCGACTATGTGAACGACGGCACCATCGAGATCCGCGACCGCGACGGCGGCAACCTGGTGGCCGTGCCGGCCGCCGAGGCGCTCGCCGAGCTCGTCAAGCGCGTGGCCTGA
- a CDS encoding single-stranded DNA-binding protein, which yields MAQRQGSITISGNLGADPVMFGKDPNQQACSFRVGFAPSYYSQSSGEWKNRDTTWVAVRAFRKLGLNAFQSLRKGNPVVVTGTLRTERWTKDGVDHITPVVEATNIGHDLNFGTTIFRRVVNPQNGQDGQNVAQTNQVNGMASYPPVGADPFAQPAVPKAPVGMVDLGVDQSEPPDVLTGSQSEAETQPEAEMQSAVQYTDGFAPSPEHDEGEAEF from the coding sequence ATGGCACAGAGACAAGGCAGCATCACCATCAGCGGCAATCTGGGAGCGGACCCGGTGATGTTCGGCAAGGATCCCAACCAGCAGGCGTGCTCATTCCGTGTGGGTTTCGCTCCCAGCTACTACAGCCAGTCCTCGGGCGAATGGAAGAATCGGGACACCACATGGGTGGCGGTTCGCGCGTTCCGCAAATTGGGACTGAACGCGTTCCAGTCGCTGAGAAAAGGCAATCCCGTGGTGGTGACCGGCACCCTGCGTACAGAACGATGGACCAAAGACGGCGTCGACCATATCACGCCGGTGGTCGAAGCGACGAATATCGGGCACGATCTGAACTTCGGCACCACCATATTCCGTCGCGTCGTCAATCCGCAGAACGGGCAGGACGGGCAGAACGTCGCGCAGACCAATCAAGTGAACGGTATGGCGTCATATCCGCCGGTCGGCGCGGATCCTTTCGCCCAACCAGCCGTCCCTAAGGCACCGGTGGGGATGGTCGATCTCGGTGTGGATCAGAGCGAGCCGCCCGACGTTTTGACCGGTAGTCAATCCGAAGCGGAAACGCAGCCCGAAGCCGAGATGCAGTCCGCCGTCCAATATACGGATGGATTCGCGCCATCCCCCGAACATGACGAAGGGGAGGCCGAATTCTGA
- a CDS encoding M13 family metallopeptidase, whose protein sequence is MSDSLTSGIDPASFSSVISPATDLFRYVNGPWIDTYRLPDDRSRYGAFDRLAENAENQIRDILEDEHCPAAKAHALYRSFLDTEAINQAGFEPIRPLIDAIDQADDKAALTRTLGALNPAGGPDLFGMGVYGDPGDPDTNIVHIEQGGLALPDEAYYREDHYAPIREAYTAMVARQLMNARLADDENAAEEQAKRFLDVETRIAANHWDNVATRDSVKTYNPTDFSALADSLAQFDIAAWATAWQQAYDATPAAAAQPVDMMGALSRVIVHEPSFLTGLDAFWQAASLDDLKLWARVHVIIGSASILSEEFDTTNFDFYGKTLSGTKKQRDRWKRAVSLVNGICGEEVGQEYVRLHFPETSKRRMEELVANLIDAYRVSITHSDWLGEQTKAKALEKLSKFKPMIGYTSHWRDYTALDVRETAGLVANMAAANLYETGYQLAKAGKPVDREEWLMNPQTVNAYYEPTMNVIVFPAAILQPPFFDPNAEDAANYGGIGAVIGHEIGHGFDDQGAQYDGDGKLNDWWTAQDKANFEARTKALIEQYNVFTPQQLLDKYADEPDKAPHVNGALTIGENIGDLGGVNIAIKAYALALDKAAGRSTDGSSEAIRASLQRAPELDGFTGAQRFFLSYASIWRTKNRDELAEQYLQIDPHSPAEFRTNGIARNVDLFAEAFDVHEGDAMWLDPDQRVRIW, encoded by the coding sequence ATGAGTGATTCCCTGACCTCCGGCATCGATCCGGCATCCTTCTCTTCCGTCATCAGCCCCGCCACCGACCTGTTCCGTTACGTCAACGGACCATGGATCGACACCTACCGCCTCCCCGACGACCGCTCCCGCTACGGTGCCTTCGACCGCCTGGCGGAGAACGCGGAGAACCAGATCCGCGACATTCTCGAAGACGAGCATTGCCCCGCGGCCAAGGCGCATGCGCTGTACCGCTCCTTCCTTGACACCGAAGCCATCAACCAGGCCGGATTCGAACCGATTCGTCCGCTGATCGACGCCATCGACCAGGCCGATGACAAAGCCGCGCTCACCCGCACGCTGGGCGCATTGAACCCGGCCGGAGGCCCCGACCTGTTCGGCATGGGCGTCTACGGCGATCCGGGCGATCCCGATACGAATATCGTGCATATCGAGCAGGGCGGTCTGGCACTTCCCGACGAAGCCTACTACCGCGAGGACCATTACGCGCCGATCCGCGAGGCCTACACCGCGATGGTCGCCCGCCAGCTGATGAACGCCAGGCTCGCGGACGACGAGAACGCCGCCGAGGAGCAGGCCAAGCGCTTCCTCGACGTCGAGACGCGCATCGCCGCCAACCATTGGGACAACGTCGCCACCCGCGATTCGGTGAAAACCTATAATCCCACCGATTTCAGCGCGCTGGCCGACTCGTTGGCACAGTTCGACATCGCCGCCTGGGCCACCGCATGGCAGCAGGCCTACGACGCGACGCCCGCCGCGGCCGCGCAGCCTGTCGACATGATGGGCGCGCTGTCGCGTGTGATCGTACATGAGCCGAGCTTCCTGACCGGACTCGACGCGTTCTGGCAGGCCGCTTCGCTTGATGACCTGAAGCTGTGGGCGCGCGTGCACGTGATCATCGGCTCGGCAAGCATCCTGAGTGAGGAATTCGACACGACGAATTTCGACTTCTACGGCAAAACGCTTTCCGGCACGAAAAAGCAGCGCGACCGCTGGAAGCGCGCCGTCAGCCTGGTCAACGGCATCTGCGGCGAGGAGGTTGGACAGGAGTATGTCCGCCTGCATTTCCCCGAGACTTCGAAGCGACGCATGGAGGAGTTGGTCGCCAATCTCATCGACGCCTACCGCGTGTCGATCACCCATTCCGACTGGCTGGGCGAACAGACCAAGGCCAAGGCATTGGAGAAACTCTCGAAGTTCAAGCCGATGATCGGCTACACCAGCCACTGGCGCGACTACACGGCGCTCGATGTGCGCGAGACGGCCGGTCTGGTGGCCAATATGGCCGCCGCCAACCTGTATGAGACGGGCTACCAGCTGGCCAAAGCCGGCAAACCGGTGGACCGTGAGGAATGGCTGATGAACCCGCAGACCGTGAACGCCTACTATGAGCCGACCATGAATGTGATCGTGTTCCCCGCGGCCATTCTGCAGCCTCCGTTCTTCGATCCGAACGCCGAGGACGCGGCCAACTACGGTGGCATCGGCGCGGTGATCGGCCACGAGATCGGCCACGGCTTCGACGATCAGGGCGCGCAGTACGACGGTGACGGCAAGCTCAACGACTGGTGGACCGCTCAGGACAAGGCGAATTTCGAGGCGCGCACCAAGGCTCTGATCGAACAGTACAACGTCTTCACTCCCCAGCAGCTGCTCGACAAGTACGCCGACGAACCGGACAAGGCGCCCCATGTGAACGGCGCGCTGACCATCGGCGAGAACATCGGCGATCTGGGCGGCGTGAACATCGCGATCAAGGCATACGCGTTGGCGCTTGACAAGGCCGCGGGACGTTCCACGGACGGTTCGTCCGAAGCCATCAGGGCTTCGCTGCAGCGTGCCCCCGAACTCGACGGGTTCACCGGAGCGCAGCGCTTCTTCCTCAGCTACGCCTCGATCTGGCGCACGAAGAACCGCGACGAGCTGGCCGAACAGTATCTGCAGATCGACCCGCATTCGCCGGCCGAGTTCCGCACCAACGGCATCGCCCGCAACGTGGACCTTTTCGCCGAGGCTTTCGACGTGCATGAGGGCGATGCCATGTGGCTCGACCCGGACCAGCGCGTGCGCATCTGGTAA
- a CDS encoding HdeD family acid-resistance protein, which yields MTENNPYANPDPNGGSQQPQYGAYAPQGQNQGNGQQYYGPYADNPNGQQNPYGNGQQNPYGNGPQWQPGWQPQLNPFKLIEENLPHRAVTLIRTIYGVAGIAAIVIGIALLLVPGKTLAVLAVALGVYFIVSGLVRVITALVEPGLPGGWRVLDVIVGALLALGGAMVVKNSVLTGQTLALMITLFVGFGWILEGVMSLVESWRLPRSGWAILYAIISIIAGMIVLFSPLSATAWLMIFGACALVVIGISAIIRAFTFGRRAK from the coding sequence ATGACCGAGAACAATCCGTACGCGAACCCCGACCCCAACGGCGGGTCGCAGCAGCCGCAATACGGCGCCTACGCCCCGCAAGGACAGAACCAGGGGAACGGCCAGCAGTACTACGGGCCGTACGCCGACAATCCGAACGGCCAGCAGAACCCCTACGGCAACGGCCAGCAGAATCCCTACGGCAATGGTCCGCAATGGCAGCCCGGCTGGCAGCCGCAGCTCAACCCGTTCAAACTCATCGAGGAGAACCTGCCCCACCGTGCCGTCACCCTAATCCGCACCATCTACGGCGTGGCCGGCATCGCCGCCATCGTCATCGGCATCGCCCTGCTGCTTGTGCCGGGCAAAACGCTCGCCGTGCTGGCCGTGGCGCTGGGTGTGTACTTCATCGTCTCCGGTCTGGTGCGCGTCATCACCGCGCTCGTCGAACCCGGGCTGCCCGGCGGGTGGCGCGTGCTCGACGTAATCGTCGGCGCCCTGCTGGCCTTGGGCGGCGCGATGGTGGTGAAGAACTCCGTGCTGACCGGACAGACGCTTGCATTGATGATCACCCTGTTCGTCGGATTCGGATGGATTCTCGAGGGCGTGATGTCGCTGGTGGAGTCCTGGCGTCTGCCGCGTTCCGGATGGGCCATACTGTACGCGATCATCTCCATCATCGCCGGCATGATCGTGCTGTTCTCCCCGCTGAGCGCCACCGCATGGCTGATGATCTTCGGAGCGTGCGCGCTTGTGGTCATCGGCATCAGCGCCATCATCAGGGCGTTCACCTTCGGCCGCCGCGCCAAGTGA
- the map gene encoding type I methionyl aminopeptidase, which translates to MIELKTPSEIQAMKPAGKFVGGILKDLKAMTHVGTNLLEIDEFVHKRIVDRKGAESCYVDYAPDFGTGPFAHYICTSINDAVLHGVPYDYNLKEGDLVSLDLAISVDGWVADSAISFVVGNNPDPEDLRIIACTEEALAAAIDAAQPGNRLGDISNTIGEVARSYGYPINLEFGGHGVGHIMHGDPHVPNDGRARHGYKLRPGLVIAIEPWFLKTTDEIYQDPGDGWTLRSSDGSRGAHSEHTIAITDNGPIILTDRGE; encoded by the coding sequence ATGATTGAACTGAAAACACCCTCGGAGATTCAGGCGATGAAGCCCGCCGGCAAGTTCGTCGGCGGCATTCTCAAAGACCTCAAAGCCATGACGCATGTCGGCACCAACCTGCTGGAGATCGACGAATTCGTGCATAAGAGGATCGTCGACCGCAAGGGTGCCGAATCCTGCTATGTGGATTACGCCCCCGACTTCGGCACCGGCCCCTTCGCCCACTACATCTGCACCTCCATCAACGATGCGGTGCTGCACGGCGTGCCTTACGACTACAACCTCAAGGAAGGCGACCTCGTCAGCCTTGATCTGGCCATCAGCGTCGACGGATGGGTGGCTGACTCCGCCATCAGCTTCGTGGTCGGCAACAACCCCGACCCCGAGGACCTGCGTATCATCGCATGCACCGAAGAGGCGCTCGCCGCCGCCATCGACGCGGCTCAGCCCGGCAACCGCCTCGGCGACATCTCCAACACCATCGGCGAGGTGGCGCGTTCCTACGGGTATCCGATCAACCTGGAATTCGGTGGCCACGGCGTGGGCCATATCATGCACGGCGACCCGCATGTGCCCAACGACGGCCGCGCCCGCCATGGCTACAAGCTGCGCCCGGGTCTGGTCATCGCCATCGAGCCGTGGTTCCTGAAAACCACCGACGAGATCTACCAGGATCCCGGCGACGGCTGGACGCTGCGCTCCTCGGACGGCTCGCGCGGCGCGCACAGCGAGCACACCATCGCCATCACCGACAACGGTCCGATCATTCTGACCGACCGAGGCGAGTGA
- a CDS encoding citrate synthase: protein MATAQLNVDESRFTLPVVKASNGPDGIVVSGLRNDGWVTLDPGFLTTAQCESKITFIDGNNSVLRYRGYSIEQLCEQSDFLEVAWLLRHGELPTKAEYDQFCADVNHKTMVGEDFRTFMGSFPRSAHPMSVLASAVNALATFYPDTTDPDDSDQLDEAAKIIMAKVRTIVSYIFRRRRDEPMLYPDYARGYVDDFLRMCFAVPYEPFESDPLYVHALGRLLIIHADHEQNCSTSVVRIAGSAHANLYSAVSAGINALSGPLHGGANEAVLRQLKAIRDSGKSVREFVDWAKDGGHRISGLGHRVYKSYDPRAAIARQYLERIMDREDTLKLPADERALFDVAVELEDIALNDEYFVSRHLYPNVDFYTGLIYRAIGFDPAMFTTLFALGRIPGWIAQYREMLADPNTKIGRPRQVYTGPVERDWVPMSER, encoded by the coding sequence ATGGCAACGGCACAGTTGAACGTCGATGAGAGCAGATTCACGCTGCCCGTGGTCAAGGCCAGCAACGGCCCGGACGGCATCGTCGTCTCCGGCCTGCGCAACGACGGCTGGGTGACGCTGGATCCGGGCTTTTTGACCACCGCCCAGTGCGAGTCGAAAATCACCTTCATCGATGGCAACAACTCGGTGCTGCGCTATCGCGGTTATTCGATCGAGCAGTTGTGCGAACAGTCCGACTTCCTTGAGGTCGCTTGGCTGCTGCGTCATGGCGAACTGCCGACCAAGGCCGAATACGACCAGTTCTGCGCCGACGTGAACCATAAGACCATGGTGGGGGAGGATTTCCGCACTTTCATGGGCTCGTTCCCGCGTTCCGCCCATCCGATGAGCGTGCTCGCCTCGGCGGTGAACGCGCTGGCCACGTTCTACCCTGACACCACCGATCCGGATGATTCCGACCAGCTTGACGAGGCCGCCAAAATCATCATGGCCAAGGTGCGCACGATCGTCAGCTACATCTTCCGCCGCCGCCGTGACGAGCCGATGCTGTATCCGGATTACGCGCGCGGCTACGTCGACGACTTCCTGCGCATGTGCTTCGCCGTGCCATACGAGCCTTTCGAATCTGATCCGCTGTATGTGCATGCGCTCGGCCGGTTGCTGATCATCCACGCCGATCACGAGCAGAACTGCTCCACCTCGGTGGTGCGCATCGCCGGCAGCGCCCACGCCAATCTGTATTCGGCGGTGTCGGCAGGCATCAACGCGTTGTCGGGACCGCTGCATGGCGGTGCGAACGAGGCGGTGCTGCGCCAGCTCAAGGCGATCCGCGATTCCGGCAAGTCCGTGCGCGAATTCGTCGATTGGGCCAAGGACGGCGGCCACCGCATCTCCGGTCTAGGGCACCGCGTCTACAAGTCGTATGATCCGCGTGCGGCCATCGCCCGTCAGTATCTGGAGCGGATCATGGACCGTGAGGATACGCTGAAGCTGCCGGCCGACGAGCGCGCGCTGTTCGACGTGGCGGTCGAGCTGGAGGACATCGCCTTGAACGACGAGTATTTCGTCTCGCGTCACCTCTATCCGAATGTCGATTTCTACACCGGCCTGATCTACCGCGCGATCGGCTTCGATCCGGCGATGTTCACCACGTTGTTCGCACTGGGCCGCATTCCCGGATGGATCGCCCAGTATCGCGAGATGCTCGCCGATCCGAACACCAAAATCGGCCGTCCGCGTCAGGTCTACACCGGCCCCGTCGAACGCGACTGGGTGCCGATGTCCGAACGGTAG